In one Nicotiana tomentosiformis chromosome 6, ASM39032v3, whole genome shotgun sequence genomic region, the following are encoded:
- the LOC104119664 gene encoding replication protein A 32 kDa subunit A-like: MFGGSQLDSFSGGGFMPSQSTQGSDPSRTSAKSRDNPHLLPLTVKQISQAIQSSDEKSNFVIDGVDVNNKFSDKWKCKHLSQFKGFFPGPTLTNGHHIIK, translated from the exons ATGTTTGGAGGCAGTCAATTGGACTCATTTTCTGGCGGAGGTTTTATGCCTTCTCAATCAACTCAAGGCTCCGATCCTTCACGCACTTCCGCTAAG AGTCGTGATAACCCACATCTGCTTCCGCTAACAGTGAAACAGATAAGCCAAGCAATACAATCAAGTGATGAGAAATCTAATTTTGTTATTGATGGTGTCGATGTCAATAAT AAATTTTCCGACAAGTGGAAATGCAAACATCTCTCACAGTTCAAAGGCTTTTTCCCAG GACCGACACTTACCAATGGGCATCACATTATCAAATAG